The bacterium genomic sequence TCATCTCCGCCCACGACGCCGCGCACGCCTACGGCGCCGCCGGCGCCAGCGAGCTGGCCATCCCCTGGGACGTGCTCTACGAGCTCGGTGCCGGCCATGTGCCCGTCGGCGCACAACTCGGCCTGGTGGCGTCGATCTGCTGGGACCCCGAGCCCGACGGCGAGCTGGGCGGCGACTCGGTCCCCAACAACGCGGCGGCGCTGCTGCCGACCATCGACACGGTCTGGACCTTCACCGTCGACGACGACGGCGACGGCCTGCCGGATTCCTGGGGCGGCACCGCCGTCCCGTCCCCGGCCGGGGCGATGCGTCTCTGGCCACCCCATCCCAACCCGTTCAACCCGCAGACCCGGATCAGCTTCGAACTGCCCGACGGCGCGCCGTCCCACGTCACCCTTTCCGTGTACACCCTGCGCGGCGAACGGGTGACCGTCCTGGTGGACGGAGCGCTCCCGGCGGGTCGTCATGCTGTCGCCTGGCGTGGAACAAGCGACGACGGCCGACCCCTGGCCGCCGGCACATATGTCTGTCGACTCGAACACGGCGGACGGGCCACGGCCCGTACGCTGACTCTCGTCAAGTGAGGAGGAGGAAATTCATGCGCAACGGTATCATCAAGATCTGGCTGGTCCTGCTGGCGGCGGCGGCGCTGCTGATCCCGGCGGCGGCTTCGGCCCAGGTTCCCCAGACCATCGTCATCGACGGCGTCAACGACTTCAACGGCGCCAACCTGGTCGACGCCGACGGCGGCGACACCGAGCACGTGCCCCTGGACCTGGGCGACTGCTACGTCACAAACGACGCGGTCAACCTCTACTTAGGCTTCGAGCAGGACCAGGATGCCTGGACCGACATCCAGCTCGGCATCGCCATCGACCTGAACACCGTCGCGGGCGGGATCACCGACCCCTGGGGCCGTCAGATCGAATGGTCCCTGAGCGGCACGCTGCCCGACTTCATCATGTACGTGAACCTGGACAACGGCTGGCAGGACCTGCGGGTCTGGAATACGGGTACGAGCGTCTGGGACTCGGCCGTCGCGGGCACCAACGCCCTGGGCTGGGTCACGGGCACCGGCTTCAAGGAGCTGGCGGTGCTGCTGAGCACCCTGGGCGTTTCCGCCTCCGACGATATCAACGTCGAGTTCTGGGTCACCCAGGGAACCACCAACAAGGGCCCCCTGGACGCCGCGGCCAACGACGCCAGCCAGCTCTCGACCCCCGGCGGCACGACCTGGGAGACCCCTTCACCCATTCCCATGCTCGTCTACCTGCCCTACACCATCCAGGCTGCGGCCGATCCCGACCCGCCGGTGGTCAGCGGGGCCCTGCACCTGGTCGACAGCCAGGTCAAGGTGACCTTCAACGAGCCCGTGGACCAGACCACCGCCGAGGTCGCCGGCAACTACAACGTCACCGGCGCGACGGTGACCGGCGCCGCGCGTCACGTCACGAACCTGAACGTGGTCAACCTGACCCTGGCCGCCGACATCGGTCCCAGCGTCTCGATGTACACGGTGACCGTCAGCAACGTGGAGGACCTCGCCGGCAATCCCATCACCGAGAACGGCTCGGACAACGTGGCCTGCTTCGCGCTGAAGAACGTGCTGTTCCGCGGCCGCATGGGCCCGTTCCTGGGCTCCCAGACCGAACCCTACGGCGGCTTCACGGTCGAGGGCAGCCCCGCTCCCCTGACCTGGGCCCTCTGCGACGGCATGGACGGAGTGGACGTCGGCGGCAGCGTCTACGAGGTGGACGCCGACTTCTGCATCCCCGGCAGCTGCGGTGCGGGCACCGCCCAGGCCAACATGGAGTGGAAGTGGGTCTACGACTGCGTGACCTACGAGCCCCTGGGCTCCAACCGCCAGCACCTGCTGGACCTCGCCACCGGCGCCAACGACGTCATCGACGTGTGGTGGAACGATCAGGACCCGTCCCAGTTCACGGCCCACGACATCGACGTGCTCTTTTTCGTCGACACGGTCCTGCTGGGCCTCGCGCCCGGCGACTCCATGTCGATCAACGGCGAGAAGCTGCCCCTGAACTGGAACATCCCCCCGGAGCTGCAGATGGTGGACGACGGCACCGGCATCGATGTCAACCCCGCCGACGAGATCTACTCGCTGCTGGTCACCTTCCCGGCCGGCACGGAGAAGAACGTCAACTACAAGTTCGTGCACAACAGCACGTACGAGTGCCTGACCCAGGGCGATCGCAACGTGTACCTGAACGACGAGCTCTTCGACACGGTCGGCGGCGCCCTCGGCCCCCTGACCCTGCCGGTGGTGCATTTCGACGCCTGTGACGTCATCTGGCGCGGCGTAGAGGTCGTCTTCAGCGTCGACGTGAACGATCAGCAGGAGCCCGTCGGCGGCACCGACGTGATCTCCGTCAACGGCACACCGAGCAACTCGGTGACGCCCAGCTTCAACTGGGACGTGCCCTCGCTCAACCAGATGCTCGACGACGGCGTGCTGCCCGACGCGGCGGCCGGCGACGGCGTCTACACGGTGTCGGTCATGTTCGCCGACTCGAGCCAGATCCACACCAACTACAAGTACCTCGTCAACGACGTGTACGAGTGCTCCGATCAGGGCAACCGTTACGTCGCGGTCGACGCCGACAACTTCGACGACGCCGGCAACCCGCAGGTGCTGCCGCTGGACAACCTGCACCAGTGCAACACCACAGGCGCCAGCGACGCGACACCCGCGCGCCTGGCCCTGGACCAGAACCACCCCAACCCCTTCAACCCGATGACCGAGATCCGCTTCACGGTGCACCGCG encodes the following:
- a CDS encoding Ig-like domain-containing protein, which gives rise to MRNGIIKIWLVLLAAAALLIPAAASAQVPQTIVIDGVNDFNGANLVDADGGDTEHVPLDLGDCYVTNDAVNLYLGFEQDQDAWTDIQLGIAIDLNTVAGGITDPWGRQIEWSLSGTLPDFIMYVNLDNGWQDLRVWNTGTSVWDSAVAGTNALGWVTGTGFKELAVLLSTLGVSASDDINVEFWVTQGTTNKGPLDAAANDASQLSTPGGTTWETPSPIPMLVYLPYTIQAAADPDPPVVSGALHLVDSQVKVTFNEPVDQTTAEVAGNYNVTGATVTGAARHVTNLNVVNLTLAADIGPSVSMYTVTVSNVEDLAGNPITENGSDNVACFALKNVLFRGRMGPFLGSQTEPYGGFTVEGSPAPLTWALCDGMDGVDVGGSVYEVDADFCIPGSCGAGTAQANMEWKWVYDCVTYEPLGSNRQHLLDLATGANDVIDVWWNDQDPSQFTAHDIDVLFFVDTVLLGLAPGDSMSINGEKLPLNWNIPPELQMVDDGTGIDVNPADEIYSLLVTFPAGTEKNVNYKFVHNSTYECLTQGDRNVYLNDELFDTVGGALGPLTLPVVHFDACDVIWRGVEVVFSVDVNDQQEPVGGTDVISVNGTPSNSVTPSFNWDVPSLNQMLDDGVLPDAAAGDGVYTVSVMFADSSQIHTNYKYLVNDVYECSDQGNRYVAVDADNFDDAGNPQVLPLDNLHQCNTTGASDATPARLALDQNHPNPFNPMTEIRFTVHRAGTGSLRVFNVKGELVRTLLQGSLSTGPHVVTWDGADASGRQSPTGVYFYRLDLNGDVDVRKMMLVK